The following DNA comes from Deltaproteobacteria bacterium.
TGAAACCCGCAAGTCTGATCGTCTATTCCGACTATCTTTGACCGTGGTGCTATGTCGCAGCGGTCCGGCTGCAAAGGGTTCAGCAGGAGTTCGGTCAAAATCTCGAGGTGGTGTGGCGCAGCTTCCTCCTCCGCCCCCACCCGAACCCGGAAGGCAGCCTGGAAGTGTTCAAAAAATACACCGAATCCTGGAAGCGGCCCGGCAGCATGGAAGAGGAAACCCTTTTCCGCGTTTGGTCCACTGAACAAGGACCGCCTTCGCACAGCATCCCCCCGCATCTCGCGGCCAAAGCCGCGGCCAAGGTGAACCCTGAAGCTTTTGAACGAATCCACGCCCGGCTGTTTGAGGCCTACTTTTCAGAAAATCGAGACATTACCGACACCCGGGTCCTGCTCGATCTCTGGAAGGAAGTCCAATTGCCAATCGAAACCTTTGAAGAAACCAACGATCCTGAGCTCCTGCAGGCAATCTACTCCGAACACGACGAGGCCATAGCCTTCGGCGTTACCGGCGTTCCGGCTGTGCGCCAGGACGGCGGCATCGGCGTCCTTATCG
Coding sequences within:
- a CDS encoding DsbA family protein, with the protein product MQRVQQEFGQNLEVVWRSFLLRPHPNPEGSLEVFKKYTESWKRPGSMEEETLFRVWSTEQGPPSHSIPPHLAAKAAAKVNPEAFERIHARLFEAYFSENRDITDTRVLLDLWKEVQLPIETFEETNDPELLQAIYSEHDEAIAFGVTGVPAVRQDGGIGVLIGAEPVETYRRLITRA